The genome window CCCACGGTATTTGCACGCAAATCGGATTGCCTTGCATCCGATCGAAGTTCGGATTCTTCGTTGCGGCGCAGTAAAAGAACTCGCGCCAGAGAAGCTGGCCGTGCAACGACAGCGGCGGCACAGCTTTCTTTATCTGAAACAGCATTATTAACAAGCAGCCGCCCGGAAGTTTTCAAAAAATGCTTGAAAATAGggtcgtaaaaaaaacgataaaaaacaaaattcgtcagtaaaaaaaaaaagaatttaaaaaacagtAGCAACAAAAAATCTCGTTAATATAATTCTCGCCAAAAAGGGATATTATTCCCTCATAACTACAAACTTCTCGCGTGGAAACAGCTTTTGCGACTTctcgtggaaataaaaatctcgcggCGCAATTAACGTGTCCCTGAagtttcgtttaattattgcCCGCAAAGTTTCGGTgcgaggaggagagagaggcGAAGGGTGGAAACGTTCGCGAGCGAGGGTGGTTTCCTGGGAGAGCCGCTAGATGTATTTCGCGATAAACACAACTCGCGTTATCGTTTCGGGAACGATGCCTCGTACCTTTTTGTACAAGTCGGTGAGCTGATAGTAGAACAGCCGCGTACTGAGACAGCCGAATCGCAGATAAGGCGAGAGTCCGGTCTGACTCGGTAGCAAGGACTGCGGTGTCATCTTCGGCCTGCCAAAGCTCGCCACCCATGCCTTCCTCTCGAGATGACGCTCGAGTCTTGCCAAAGCCTCGCTCTCGCCGCCGACCCACACCGGCGGCAGCAAATTATCCGTATCGAAGCctataatcgtaaaaaaaaaaagcggaaagCTTGTACAAAGCCGAGGGAGGTCGTGTCtcccctattttttttctgcgagcCAAGAAcatgattttatttcatttttatatccGAATCGATTCGTCGCAAATGTTACCGCCCACACATTTTAATCCCATTACTGCaggttgtaattttttttttttttcaacgaaatAGTTAGATAAATAATGTTCGTGATCGACTTAAAAAGCAACGATTGGACACCGCGCTCGAATGTGACATCGCAATACCCTCTCGTTTTCTCCCGTGTCTGgacagttttattaaaataaaaagaaaaacagaaaaaaaagaaaagaagcagCTGACTCAAAGTATCGATCGGGGAAAGCTGTCAGTGAAATTAAAGAGTCGCGGGCATTCCCGTGCAGCACAAAGTTTTTCGGCGACGGTCTCCGTTTCCTCCGTCTCTTCGGTCGTCGCGAAGGAATTgtcggaggaaaaaaaaaggtcggAAGCCTTTCGGGGCGCGAGCTGACATTTGATAACAATGACGATAAAGGAAAATGACAGAGTAACGTGCGACATTTGAAAGTGAGGGATACCGAATATAATGCGAGGGGGGTTTACGTATCGACGGTAATGGGCCGTGCCGAAGAGACTTTAAGACGCCCGAAGCTCGATAATAAGAACAATCGGCCCCAgggtaattaataatcgatcgGACCTCTTACTCCACCAGCGAGTGACGGGGTTACGTAACACGGTTTAAACGTCACGGATTACAATGCGCCATCGACGCGGGGATGAAATAATACCCGATTGCGCCCTTACGGGCGGCGCGTTAATGCTGCATCGACTAATCTGCGGCGAATGAATTCTCCATCGCAGGCGCAACATACTCACGTTTAATCCGCATGCAGTTGCCAGGCTCGGCGGggaaaagggaagagagaatTCTATTCGAAATGCATATCTCGTTATTGCCTGATATATTATCGCGAAACAACGGGATGTTGCAGCTAGCAGTTTATGCCGTGTGCCGACTTCTGCCCTTAATTTCAACAATCGATCTTCTTTGAGCCGGGTCAAAAGTCAGTCTCGCTTTTTAAGTCAACGCttacgaaagaagaaaaagaaaagaaggaaaaaaaaagaaaccgcaGTCATTAAAATTGTGGTTTGATATTACGACGGTTCCTATGCTTCTGACGCAAATATAGAAGTGATAAATTACGAGCTTGATAATACTTTACGTTGTTTAATCGAATGACAAACTCTAGAACGTTAAAACCTGCGAGGGATAAATTGATCTTTCCTCACCGAGTTCCTCGAGAGTGGGCACTCCGTAATGGTCGTCGTGGTCGTCTTTTAAGGGTGTATAGGCACTGCCGATGCAGGCAGCAGTCACCGTTGGTACCGGTGGTTCCGGCGGGTCCATTCCGGCGACGATGTTTTGAAATTGATGGTAGGTCAACGGCGGTTTGCCACCATTTCTCTCTATGATTCTGAAACGCGGCGACGACGAGAACGGTAGAGTCGCGAAATTGCTTGCGAACAATGGGCGAAAGTTGCAACTGTATTAATTAACTGTGCGGGCACAAGGTTCCATTTTCAACACTCGGACACACGTGCTGGTAATTGACGTTTCCTTCTCAAAAGAAAGCCTATTTTTCTGCTCCccgtttttttccccctttatAAATGCctcgttaaaaaatagtttcggaattataattacaaattccGACGAtaactataattaataattaattaattctgattTAATAACTACCGATcgaaattatgaataaaatacgattaacTATCGATAATTAACTGtatctattatattatttaaatatatagttGCTTATAAATTTggatcaatttataaattatttatgtaccgcgacaattaaaaaaaaaaaaggaaacagtCAGAAAACTTtccttataaaattaatttaaaaaatagaattgcCCTATCATTATTTAATCGCTTTGCTAATTTGCtagaaattgatattaaaaaaaaatgttttaaacttACTCGTCTAATTTGTAAAGGGTGTGGGAAACCCTCTGGACCACCGAGATGCCGAGCTCTTTACAGAGAGCGGAAATATTGTGATCTCGCACCCGGCCAAACGGTTCTGGATCCTCTTCGAAAGTCAAATTTGTCGTGCCCCATTCTTTGAAGAGCTTGGGAAGAGCATCGGCCGGCTGTCCCCGGATCACAAATAACCGGGAATTTAGTTTCCTCAGGGAACAGTCCAGATCCTCTAAGCATTGCAGCAGGAATCTATCGAGGCCGAACAGTGCGAGCCCGATAAGACGTGGAAAATTGATccattcaattttatttaataacgtataaataataattattgcccGCATAAAGCTGCAGAAGAACGgaaaacgatattttaaatgtcCCCGCTGCGATATTGGCTTTAGCGCcttttgtaataattgaaaaatgatTCGTCATTAAAAGCAACGTAATATACAAACGCGCGTCACCTACTCACGCCGTTGGCTCATTTTTAAAGAACGTCGGCCACTAATGTCCTCCTTGTCAACCGTGATTCAGTAGGATTATCGACAACATCTAAGCGATCGCTTAGGAAACGGTTACATAACGCTTAATCAACGTGACAAATGATCGACGACTGAGAACGTCGCGCTCGAATGTCCGCTGCAGTAATGCATCGAGATTACGCGATGCAACGAAGATCTACGGCGCCGTTTGTGGAACAGTATCGACTCGCCATTATCGACAAATTAAGTAATCGTAACTCTCTAACATTGTCTCGATGTCATCTAAACCTAACACGCGAAAAGAACCTTATACGTCGCGATTGATTGCggtgataattattaatttaaagcaagaaaaagaaaaaaaagaaaagtctcaagtaataaaatcgaagaaaatttctagaaaaattatcttgcATTTAAATGATTTCTATATCtgtgttaatttatttgcattaataataaaaaatataatacgtttAACGCGCCAACGCGACCCGTTACTTCTTTGTTAGTGTTCGGACGAATATGTATCGATCTCCAACGTGATCCCGGGTCGTCGCGAGCGCTCACCTCCATTTATTGATGCCAACGTTGGTACTTCCGGCGAACCAGGGGTCCAGTACGAAGACGCACCGGAAAGTGGACGCCCCCGCGAGACCCTCCTTCAACGAAGGGTTGTCATGTAGCCGTAGTCCCTTACGGAACCAGTGAACCGTGTGCTTCCCGCCGTCACCGCGAACTCCCGAGGTCACCCTAGGTCCCATCTCGTTACTACTTCCCCTCATCTTTCCTCAGCACCCTTCGAAATAACAGGACGTCCTTAATTAGTTGACTCAGCGCGCAAAAACAATTTCCATTATCGTTCCCGTTGCtcgcaattataataaatcggTCGCGTTATTACGGCATATTTCGCGGGAGGAGGGACATTTATTTGTAGcgcgggggaagggggaggaggagggcaTGTTTAAGGAATCGCTCGCAAGTTTCTTCACAAATTTATTTGCTCACGAAGCCCGAAGAAGTACGGCGCGATCGATCCCCGTGGGAGCTCTTACAAATGTACTTTGCCGCCACTCTCGTCTGCCCGAAGCGCGTGCTAAAGGATCCGTCTACCGTCCCTTTTGCTTCATTGCCAAGCCGGAAAATAAGTCGGCCTGACACCCGGCGACCTTAAGGCCGAGGAAACCCTTCTTCCTCTCCGGGAACTCGGTTCCTCGACGTAGGGTCATGTCGGACGGAAAATTCGATTTTCCACGAATGCCTCTGGTTCCTACCTTCGCGAGAACGCTCCCTCGAAGGGCCCGCGCCTCAATTGGCTTACTCAGATTTGGCGTTTCGCGTAAACGAGAACGACTATTAGCTCAGCGCTTTGGAGATCGTCCATCCTCGATTTATGTCAGACAATTATATCATTTTCTCATCAATTTTCATTATCAGCTAAGCTATCACGGCCTAAATGTAGTCAAACGCTTTAATCTTAAACGTAatctttcttatttattataactatatttttctacgcatttttttttttttttaattaaaatatcgacaaaaattaaatttaaattaaatttaaattctttaaaatacaAGTAacttaatttctataaaattttataattttcaaacttaACTTTATCACTTATCAGACTTTATCCGATAACTAATTCCTCAGCAGACGTTCATCTATTCGTATTGCGGCATAGAAATTTCCTACGAGACACTCGACCTGCTATCACGAAACTACTGCAACAACGTGGTTTTGTCGCCGCGCAATGATTCATGCAATGTCGTGAACTCCATTGTACGGCGAAATTAGCGTATTCATTGTACGTGGGGCACGTGTACATTATTTCGGGACGGAGGCTCGGTTGGGACACGCAAGAGAAGCTTTAAGAAAAACTTTCCCCGATCCAccgaaaacgagaaaaaaaaacgagggaataaaaataaatgtattgtCAATTTGGAAGATTAGACGCGCAGTTCTCCCCACAAGCCACGTTTCCACCTTTCCGCACGGGGAATAAAATGTCAAAGCTGAGattctatatgtataaactCTTCCGttcaaaaagtaatttttttttttcttttttcttcttttttttccaatttacaCCGACGCGTTCTCGCTTCATtattaattgtcaattattattaatgtcaGCACGTAGAGGCGAAGATAgatcaatttattattccgGGGCAAACGCCGTCAGCGGAGCAGGGTAATCAAGATCGATCCTTTGAAGTTCTTCCACAGGGGCGGAAAGGGCGGAAGGGAGGGAACGCGGGAAGGGTGAGAGTGACCTGAATGTCGGTTACGCTGCTCGCGCCGCACCGTTTCATCGTTCCGTGTGCCGTTTTCTAGTAACGGCAGCGAGACCACCGCGAGATTAACCCTCGGTCGAGAGCTATCTCCCGGTGGGTTGGTCACGTGCGTTTTTAACGCAATTTATCCCGGAGACGTATTCTACCTGCGGCGTAAACGCAGGCTAAAACTCCGGGCAGCTTGCCCCAAGTACAAGGTACGCTGGCGCGTTAATCGATAACGTCTTAGAGAAGTATCCTCTTCAGCATCGCGATAAAGATTAGTCTTAAGTCGCGCGGCGGATTGATAACTGACTCGAAATACTTTGGCTGAAAAGCACGTGCGTTTGTGcggaggtttttttttttttttttttttttttttgaaaaattaagttatatcAAGTAAAATACCGTTTGACACGTTAGTTTCTCCGTCAGTTACTTTGTCTACCGGTGCTATAAACCTCTCTCGGTCGCCAGTCCACTCACATTTCGCCAATTAATCCACCCCCCGGCGATTTCTCGCAGacacgttaaaattattacggaTAATTGTACCGTCGTCGCGAGGCATCGACATCGCCGAGGCACGTCTTAACTTCATTTAAAGTTCCGCTATTACATCATCGCCGAGTCGCGTTTCGCCGCGTGGAACCGGTGGCGATATAATCgaaatttatcgttttttgaTAGAATTATCCCACGGACTTCTGCCGCAGGAAACTTTTTCTCGAGAGAAAGACGAAGACGAGGACGTGTGCGCGGCGCGCATCGCGAGGCACTAAGCCGATTCGATGCGTCGTAACTTGAGAGAACACGATCGTCCGCTATCTCGGTCGTGTCCGCGGACGTTTGCGGCGGCCGCGACACAATTTTCCCCGCGGTAACTCCTCCGCTCGCGGCGGTAAAACCGCAACGGGAAAGAAACTTCAATTCCGACGCAGCGACGATTGAACAgaagctcgcgcgcgcgtaattaactttaatctcCCGAGAGATTTTCCCGGAGAAATGTCCCCGTGtaacttaaatatttatgtacataAAACAAACTTCGACGCGTTGGGTTATTTAAAAAGGAGCAACGTCCTCGGGAGTGCTCGACGCGTGAAGAGAACGTCGTcatgaaaaaggaaatatatatattttttttttttttaataataggcGCTGAGTTATCGTTGCCGGCTGCGCTGCGCGAAACCAATAAGTAACGCAGCTGCGTTATCCGCATCGCTGCGTCGGCTCATTTTTCGCTGAGAAGACggtaaaagaattatataaaaaaaaaaatagagttaaaaaaaaaatgtaaagcgATACATATATGTCTCAAAAGAGTTAATCCCATTGCGTTGCAAGTAGTACGACGTTGACGTTACGTGGCTGCCGCGCCGCGCTGACATAATCATCCTTTCCTTTGAGTTATGATGTAAATGGGGAAAGCTGTCGCGCGTGGGACTCGTAATCTTACCGGCCGCTGCGGAGAATAGCGTCCAGAAATTTAAGACGACCGTCGAAATACGAACTCGGCCTGCCGCGatcgcgtttattttatttccgcaCAGTTAGCACAGCCCGACGTAAATGATGGCTCTTCCTCGACGATTTCTGTTCTCGAAAGATGTctcgaaaattaaatgcaaagaACACGAGCTTTGTTCAATGCGTAACgacctgtttttttttctttttttttctttttttattctcgtcgATCAAacttttgttatatttttattctaaatatcGACACTTTAAAGAGCAGATATTAAACGCTGGAGCGAGAAATGTATTTGGAATCCGCTTAACGGATTCAATACGTGCAAGAGTCTATTCTTTTTACTACATGGTACATGAAAAACATTGGAATTACGCACTCGGGCGCGTCCGATAAATGTTACATTCTCGCATTCGATATCTTATTTCGGTGTAATTACTCGAGCGAATCACCACGGGCGCGCGATATGTATCTCGTAGTTTTGTTTTCACCGGGGGCTGCAATCGCCATTGTTGATGATATCTAATTACAGCGTTTAATGCGAGCGTGTAaacgctcgcgcgcgaaactAACGGCGGATCGAATGTAATTCGCACACCGGGGGCGGCTTATTGTTACATGCTTCCGGTACACCCTCGATGGAAGAGCGCGCGGGCTAACAGTTAATGCAATCAAGACAAGCGGGAGGATTTTActtattgcatataaatttaattaaccacCTGTGGCGCCGCtcgacgcgatcgccgcgataaataatttttgccgTTAATTCAgcaaaattttacaattcaTTTAAAGCGCATCCTATTTATCTTGGCGCTTTGTTTTTCACGTCGATTTCGGCCGCGCGGTCGAATATTTTCCACCTCGCCGGCCTGTATCGCGTTGCGAGTTTAATTTTCGCCAGCACGGTGTAAACCGCGTTTTGGACTTAAAACCGATGCGAGTCACGCGTTACTTTTACGCAACGTCGCGAGGAAGACGACCCGTCGCGTTATTCGCGAGCCGACGAGAATCGCGCGGAAGAAGCAGCCCTCGATCGCGCTTCTGAGACCGAACTGGTATACTTTGATGGATCGGCGTGTTCAGCCGCGACGATCGCGGCGATGAAGACGCGTATTCCGCGCTCCGTTTTTCCCCCCGTGACAAAACGGCCGCCGGCGCGATATTTCGGCAGCCCTTGTAGGCGTTAATTGACGAAGGTCGAAAGGAGGCCCAGGGACTAAGTCGGAAAACATCCATTCCAGCCCGAAAGTATTCCACTCGCCGAGTAGACGAGTCAATAAGCTGAACCAACGGGGACGACGTAACACCTGTTCCCGACGTTGATTCCCGTCAACGAGAACCGAGATCCTAAGTTCGCGCAGGCGGTAAACGGCTCCCGTAATTAACAATCGGGAATTTTCCGTAAATTCTGGCTCGTAAATTCTCAACGACGCGTTCCCTCCTACCGTCGGATGACAAGAGTTATTAATTCCTCGACGATTAATGAATTACCGCCGTATACATTATTCCACCAATCATCCTGTCAACACATTGCGAATCGactgattatttaatatacttcaGATCGGaggtatttctttttctctctctttttttttttttattaattctttaattttttcaaccggcgcgaaattaatttcgttggAGCTGCTGGAGGACGAGTCGAACGGAAAGAAAGTCCGAGTTATTTCAAGCTGTGTAAATTGTTAACTTTTTAAAGCGGGtcttcttgaatttttttaaacgatttcggcggaatattaatatgcgtggcaaattaaatttacagaGAAATAAAGTTTCCACCGTGTTTTTGTGCAAAGTCTAATTCCggtgtacgtacatacgttaCGTTTAGAGAAACTTGCAAGCTACAACACACGTGTACGCAATAATGAAGTAAAAGATTACGCATTAATTATAcagatattaattcttaacata of Cardiocondyla obscurior isolate alpha-2009 linkage group LG15, Cobs3.1, whole genome shotgun sequence contains these proteins:
- the Cry2 gene encoding cryptochrome 2, with protein sequence MRGSSNEMGPRVTSGVRGDGGKHTVHWFRKGLRLHDNPSLKEGLAGASTFRCVFVLDPWFAGSTNVGINKWRFLLQCLEDLDCSLRKLNSRLFVIRGQPADALPKLFKEWGTTNLTFEEDPEPFGRVRDHNISALCKELGISVVQRVSHTLYKLDEIIERNGGKPPLTYHQFQNIVAGMDPPEPPVPTVTAACIGSAYTPLKDDHDDHYGVPTLEELGFDTDNLLPPVWVGGESEALARLERHLERKAWVASFGRPKMTPQSLLPSQTGLSPYLRFGCLSTRLFYYQLTDLYKKIKKAVPPLSLHGQLLWREFFYCAATKNPNFDRMQGNPICVQIPWDKNVEALAKWANGQTGFPWIDAIMTQLREEGWIHHLARHAVACFLTRGDLWISWEEGMKVFDELLLDADWSVNAGMWMWLSCSSFFQQFFHCYCPVRFGRKADPNGDYIKRYLPVLKNFPTRYIHEPWNAPLSIQHAAKCIIGKEYSLPMVNHSKSSRINIERMKQVYQQLNKYRGNGTSFKGESIGLLNALLTPPAKDGDEEKRKQDSTNRENEQNIETIGSPTQQQQQQQQPQQ